From Hirundo rustica isolate bHirRus1 chromosome 1, bHirRus1.pri.v3, whole genome shotgun sequence, a single genomic window includes:
- the CLDN12 gene encoding claudin-12: MGCRDVHAATVLAFLSGTASVAGLLAAVLLPNWRQMRLYTYNKNERNVTVYTGLWIKCARFDGSRDCVIYDPQWYTAVDQLDLRVLQFALPLSMFTAVSALFLCMIGMCNTAFVSSVPNVKLAKCLVNSAGCHLVAGLLFLLACAICLTPSIWVIFYNNYLNRKYEPIFSFDISVFIAIASAGGLFFTSILLFLWYCACKSLPSPFWQPLYSHAPSMHSYASQPYSARSRLSAVEIDIPVVTHSS, encoded by the coding sequence ATGGGCTGCCGGGATGTCCATGCAGCGACCGTACTGGCCTTCCTGAGTGGAACAGCCTCAGTAGCTGGGCTCCTTGCAGCAGTTCTGCTGCCAAACTGGAGGCAGATGAGACTGTACACATACAACAAGAATGAGAGGAATGTGACCGTTTACACTGGACTCTGGATTAAATGCGCACGCTTTGACGGGAGCAGAGACTGTGTGATCTATGACCCGCAGTGGTACACGGCTGTCGATCAGCTGGATTTGCGTGTTCTGCAGTTTGCCCTTCCTCTGAGTATGTTTACTGCTGTCTCAGCTCTGTTCCTTTGCATGATTGGCATGTGTAACACAGCTTTTGTATCGAGTGTGCCAAACGTCAAACTGGCCAAGTGCCTGGTAAACAGTGCGGGCTGCCACCTCGTGGCCGGCCTCTTGTTCCTGCTTGCCTGTGCCATATGTCTCACTCCGTCCATCTGGGTCATTTTTTATAACAATTATCTGAACAGAAAATACGAGCCCATCTTCAGCTTTGACATCTCTGTATTTATTGCCATTGCCAGTGCTGGCGGTCTGTTTTTCACTTCcatcctgctgttcctgtgGTACTGTGCATGCAAAAgcctcccttctcctttctggCAGCCCCTGTATTCCCACGCCCCCAGCATGCACAGCTATGCCTCTCAGCCATACTCGGCGCGTTCTCGCCTCTCTGCCGTAGAAATTGACATTCCTGTTGTGACACATTCATCTTAA